Below is a genomic region from Billgrantia tianxiuensis.
ACCCCACCACCGGGGCGCACTACGGCGACTCCATCGGCACCGTCTTCCTGGTGCTGCCTTACGCCTTCCTGTTTGCCGCCGTGCTGCCCTACATGGCCATCCGGTTCCTGGCCATGAAGCCGGACGTCAAGCTGCACAAGGTGGGGCTCTACGTGGCGATACTCGGCGCGCTGCTGAGCTTGATCCCTATTGTCGGCCTCTATGTGCGTATGCACATGCCCGACCTCGCCGATCCCGACATGGCAATGCCGATCTACCTCGAGCAGTTCATGCATCCGGCCATCCAAGGCGTCATCACGCTCTTCATAATCTTCGCCATGAAATCCACGGCAAACTCGCTGCTGCATACCGTGGCTTCGGCGACCTCGCATGATCTTCGGCTATCTCTGTTCGGTCCTGTCTCCAGTGAGCGCATGGCGCTGAGGATCAATCGCGCGGCCGTGGTGTTGCTCGGCATCGTAGCACTGCTGATGATGCTCTATGCACCTCCGTTCATGCTTTCCTGGCTGGGGATCCTGGGTTCCGGCACGCTGCTCGCCAGCATGATCGGGCCAGTCTTCATCTCGACGTTCTGGCAAGGCACCGCCTGGGGGGCACTCACTGCCATGCTGGTGGGGTTCTTCACCAGTGGCTACATGATGCTATTTGCCGACGTGGGGTGGCTGATCGGACCGCTGACCGGTTGTGCCGTCTCTTCGGCCTGTTATGTGGGGGTGTCGCTGATAATGAGGCCGATGGAATTCAGCCAGAGGCACTCCTGAAATACAGGATGCCGTCTCCGGTATAGCCCCGGAGACGGCAGGGGAGGGGGGAATACCTCGCTTCAGCAGTTTACAGGCTCGCAGAATCCGATAGAGTCGAGGCGATGGGCCTCGTTCGCCCGGTAGCACCCTTCGCGACGCAGGAGCCGCCATGAATCCTCCTCTCAGGGGCGAGCCCCTCTCGGTCGGCTTCGTCCTGCTGCACCGCTTCACCCTGCTGCCGTTCGCGGCCTTCGTCGATTGCCTGCGCCTGGCCGCCGACGAGGGCGACCGCAGCCGTCAGCTGCGCTGTCACTGGACCTTCATGAACAGCACGGGCGAACCGGCCACCTCCAGCTGCGGGGCCACTATCGCGCCCTGTGCTCCCTTCCGGGCCCCCGAGGAGTTCGATTACATCGTGGTGATCGGTGGCGTGCTGGACGATGCTGATCGGGTCGATACCGCGGCGTTGGCCTACCTGCGGCGGGCGGCGGCGGCCGAGGTGCCGCTGGTCGGGCTGTGTACCGGGGTCTTCGCCTTGATTCAGGCCGGCCTCATGAGCGGGCGGCGGTGCTGCGTGAGCTGGTATCACCACCGCGACATGATCCAGCGCTTTCCTACCATCGAGCCGGTGGCCGACCGGCTGTTCATCGACGACGGCGACCGGCTCACCTGCGCCGGTGGTGCGGCGGGAGCGGACCTGGCCGCCTATCTGATCGAGCGCCATCTGGGCAAGGCGTGGGCGATGAAGAGCCTGCGCATCATGCTGCTGGAGGAGGCCCGTACCGGTGCCCATCCCCAGCCGCAGCCGGTGGTGTTCGGCAAGATCGAGGATCGCCTGGTGCGCCGCTCCATCGCCGTGCTCGAGCAGCACCTGGGCGAGCCGATCTCCATGGATACGCTGGCCGAGCGAGTGGGGACCTCACGCCGCAATCTGGAGCGCCGCTTCCGCGAGACGCTCGGCGTCGCGCCCCAGAAGTTCGCGCGGGATCTTCGCCTGCGCTACGGGCTGTGGCTGCTGCACTACACCGGCAAGAGTGTCACCGAGATCGGCGAGCGCTGCGGCTTTGCCGATACGGCACATTTTTCACGCCATTTTCGCAGCGCCTTCGGCATGACGCCGTCGGAAATGCGCAAACGTGCTACAGATCCAGGAAGCGACCGGGTCGATCCGTTCTTCCTACATATCGAATCCAATCCCAGCCTTTGATGAGGGCACCGCTTTCGCCCGGATCACGCGCGCTCCAGGCGAGTGAGTGCTATGGCTAACGCCGGCTGAAAAGCGTGTCGTTCTGATCGCCGTCACGCTTGGCATTCAGTAAAGCTGTCGCATTCGTTCAATCTTTCGTTCGACGCCTCCGCTATTAATCGCAGGGTAGGCAGGCCGTCCTGCGTGGCGGTTATCCAAACATAAGGATTTCAAATTTTCGCGCCGCCGGGTTGCCGATAGATTGCTAGAACGCACCCAGCCCTGAACCAACATCCATAACAAACGGAGTCAGTCATGAACCAAGCCGGACTCGCTTCATTCGATACCCAGATTGCTGCCGCCATCGAAGCGGAGGTGGCGCGCCAGGAAGCCCACGTCGAGCTGATCGCTTCCGAGAACTACGCCAGCCGTGCGGTGATGGAAGCCCAGGGCACCCAACTGACCAACAAATACGCCGAAGGCTACCCGGGCAAGCGCTACTACGGCGGCTGCGAGCATGTCGACGTGGTCGAGAAGCTCGCCATCGAGCGTGCCTGCAACCTGTTCGGCGCCGACTACGCCAACGTCCAGCCCCACTCCGGCGCCCAGGCCAACGCCGCCGTCTTCATGGCGCTGGTCAGCCCCGGTGACACCGTGCTCGGCATGAGCCTGGCCCACGGCGGTCACCTGACCCACGGTGCGGCACCCAACTTCTCCGGCAAGCACTACCACGCAGTGCAGTATGGCCTGAACCCCGAAACCGGCGAGATCGACTACGAGGAAGTCGAGCGGCTGGCGCGCAGCCACAAGCCCAAGCTGATCATTGCCGGCTTCTCCGCCTATTCCCGCGTGGTCGACTGGCGCCGTTTCCGCAACATCGCCGATGAAATCGGCGCCTGGCTGATGGTCGACATGGCCCACGTGGCGGGTCTGGTCGCCGCCGGCCTCTACCCGAGCCCGGTGCCCCATGCCCACGTGGTCACCACTACCACCCACAAGACCCTGCGCGGCCCGCGCGGCGGCCTGATTCTCTCTGCTCATGGCGATGCGGAGCTGTACAAGAAGCTCAACGGCGCGGTGTTCCCCGGCCAGCAGGGCGGCCCGCTGATGCACGTTATTGCGGCCAAGGCGGTGGCCTTCAAGGAGGCCATGAGCCAGGCCTTCGTGCAGTACCAGCAGCGCGTGATCGACAACGCCCAGGCCATGGCCACGGTGTTCATCGACCGCGGCTACGACGTGGTGTCCGGCGGCACCGACGACCACCTCTTCCTGGTCTCGCTGATCCGCCAGGGCGTTACCGGCAAGGACGCCGATGCGGCGCTGGGTCGGGCCCACATCACCGTCAACAAGAACGCCGTGCCCAACGATCCGCAGAGCCCGTTCGTGACGTCCGGCCTGCGCATCGGCACCCCGGCGGTGACCTCGCGTGGCTTCGACGTGGCCGACTGTGAAGCGCTGGCCGGCTGGATTTGCGACATCCTCGACGTGCTGGCCGAGCAGGGCAGCACCGACGCCGTGGAGGCCGAGGTGCGCGCGAAGGTCGCCGAGCTGTGCGAGCGGCACCCGGTCTACGGCGCTGCCGCTCCGGCCGCGGCACACGACACCGCCACCGCCTGAACCCGTATGGGATTGGCCCCGCTCGGCGGGGCCGGTCGAGGAGAGAGAAGATGCAACGCTATTCAGGATTCGGGCTGGCCAAGCACGCCCTGAGCCACCACGAGAACTGGGAGCGCCAGTGGCGCAACCCCACCCCCAAGAAGCAGTACGACGTGATCATCGTCGGCGGCGGCGGCCACGGCCTGGCCACTGCCTACTACCTGGCCAAGGAACACGGCATCAAGAACGTGGCGGTGCTGGAGAAGGGCTGGCTGGGCGGCGGCAACACCGCGCGCAACACCACCATCGTGCGCTCCAACTACCTGTGGGACGAGGCCGCGGCGCTCTACGAGCACGCCATGAAGCTGTGGGAGGGGCTCTCCCAGGACCTCAACTACAACGTGATGTTCTCCCAGCGCGGCGTAATGAACCTGGGGCACACCCTGCAGGACATGCGCGACATCCAGCGCCGGGTCAACGCCAACCGCCTGAACGGTATCGATGGTGAAGTGCTCACTCCCGAGCAGATCCAGGAGATCGTGCCGATCATGGATTGCTCGAAGAACGCCCGCTATCCAATCCTCGGTGCCTCCTG
It encodes:
- a CDS encoding sodium:solute symporter family transporter; this translates as MAAFITILLLLVFLTSQIKAVGLLGASWLGIELNQSAFLMVAVIIIYTMLGGLAAVAWTDTVMVCGMALAAVIIMVQIFTSVDLGNWEASLNAIDPELLNPTTGAHYGDSIGTVFLVLPYAFLFAAVLPYMAIRFLAMKPDVKLHKVGLYVAILGALLSLIPIVGLYVRMHMPDLADPDMAMPIYLEQFMHPAIQGVITLFIIFAMKSTANSLLHTVASATSHDLRLSLFGPVSSERMALRINRAAVVLLGIVALLMMLYAPPFMLSWLGILGSGTLLASMIGPVFISTFWQGTAWGALTAMLVGFFTSGYMMLFADVGWLIGPLTGCAVSSACYVGVSLIMRPMEFSQRHS
- a CDS encoding GlxA family transcriptional regulator, which encodes MNPPLRGEPLSVGFVLLHRFTLLPFAAFVDCLRLAADEGDRSRQLRCHWTFMNSTGEPATSSCGATIAPCAPFRAPEEFDYIVVIGGVLDDADRVDTAALAYLRRAAAAEVPLVGLCTGVFALIQAGLMSGRRCCVSWYHHRDMIQRFPTIEPVADRLFIDDGDRLTCAGGAAGADLAAYLIERHLGKAWAMKSLRIMLLEEARTGAHPQPQPVVFGKIEDRLVRRSIAVLEQHLGEPISMDTLAERVGTSRRNLERRFRETLGVAPQKFARDLRLRYGLWLLHYTGKSVTEIGERCGFADTAHFSRHFRSAFGMTPSEMRKRATDPGSDRVDPFFLHIESNPSL
- the glyA gene encoding serine hydroxymethyltransferase; amino-acid sequence: MNQAGLASFDTQIAAAIEAEVARQEAHVELIASENYASRAVMEAQGTQLTNKYAEGYPGKRYYGGCEHVDVVEKLAIERACNLFGADYANVQPHSGAQANAAVFMALVSPGDTVLGMSLAHGGHLTHGAAPNFSGKHYHAVQYGLNPETGEIDYEEVERLARSHKPKLIIAGFSAYSRVVDWRRFRNIADEIGAWLMVDMAHVAGLVAAGLYPSPVPHAHVVTTTTHKTLRGPRGGLILSAHGDAELYKKLNGAVFPGQQGGPLMHVIAAKAVAFKEAMSQAFVQYQQRVIDNAQAMATVFIDRGYDVVSGGTDDHLFLVSLIRQGVTGKDADAALGRAHITVNKNAVPNDPQSPFVTSGLRIGTPAVTSRGFDVADCEALAGWICDILDVLAEQGSTDAVEAEVRAKVAELCERHPVYGAAAPAAAHDTATA